The region ATCGTCAACAACTCAGCGAGTCGCGGAGGCCGATGTCAATGCATCGAAGTCAGCGGAGCCTCGTTCGGCCGATCCGGGCTTAAGGGTCGTCAATAACGTTCCACAATTGCAACCGATTCGGCAAACACCTCGAGCCGTCGTTCAGGATCGAGCCATTCAGTTTCACCGCGGTGTAGACGTTGAAGAATTTGAAGACCGTGGCGCGGTGATCGGCAGTGGCCTTCGTCGTGACTGGGGATCGGAAGATGCTGCGTTGGCAGATGCCGCAGGCGATAGTTTTGATCGTTTGGCAGGCGACTTGGATGCATCGTCGGTCTTGTCCGAGGATGCGATTTCGGCACCTCCGGCTAACGGTGCTGCTGCGGCGGCATCCGCGATCGCCAGTCCGTTTAAAAAGGTTTCTGAGGTCGTCGCCAACTTTATCAGTCCACCTCGGATCGTTCAGATCGATACTCGCGACCAGAACGCGATGGCCGCGCAGGCTAGCTTTGATCAGCAGTGGTCTGTCGGTCCAGGAAGGCAATCTCCGGTTCAGCCAAACTTGATGCCGCCGCAATCACTTGGTGCGATCGCTTCTTACAATACTTCACCTATTGCTACCGCGGCTCCGGTAGGCGGAAACGCGCTCAGTCAGATCGGGAGTCGTTTAGGTGAGCCGCAGGTAAGCCCAGCAAATCATGTCGCGCAGGCCAGTCGCGTTGCTCAGGCCAGTGCGGCAGAAACTGCGAAGCGTCGAGAGGTTTCGGTTGAACAGATCGCACGTATTGCTGACGCGATGGTAACGGCGGATGTTGGAAATGTAGACCGTTGGCTTTCAAAGCTGATTGCCGAGAGCGCCAGTGCGGACGAGATGGATCCGTTGATCCGTCGTGCGGAAGACCTGCTTCGAACCGGCGTCATTGCGGATGCGAATCGAACTCGCGAATTGCTGTCGCGGGCTAGGGAGTACCGCTACATTGCCGCGCGTCGTGACGGTCCGACTTTGGTGCGAGGCAACGGTGTTGGAGTTCGCAGTGAACCGGTTTTAACCGCTTCGCAGTCCCACGCCCCTGCGTCGCAGTCCATTACCACCGCTTCGCAGGCTGTTGCCCCTGCTTCAGCGACAGTTGAGATGCCACTACAGACGCAGGTTCCCGCAAAGGTTGTTCCTGTCGAAGATCCTAAGCCAGTTCGTGAGAATGCGACGGGGTATTTGGTGCAAGTTTATTCTTCGCGTCCCAACAGTCCGCCATACGCACTGACTGATGAAACAGGCGTCACAACTGCTTACGTCACACCGTTTCCGGGGATCAATTTGCGAACTCACCTCAATAGCCGAGTTGCTGTGAAGGGTCAGCAAAAGTTGCTCGAGGGGATGAGTACGCCACACTTTCTGGTCGACGAAGTCATTCGCCGCTAATCAGTTCAGTCAGGCGATTGTTTTCAGAGATGTAGGTGGCAGTCGCCGAACTGCAGATCAAGGCACGCATTCTGTCGTGCCTTGTTTTTGTAGAGCGTGAATGCTTTCACGTATCCGCTCGCAATTACTCCGCAACGAGACGCGCGAGCGTTTCCGTCTGCGTTGACGTTGGGGGCTAAGGCAAGCTATGCCAGCTGTTACGCCGGCAATCTTTTTAGCAGCGTAGCGGGAGCATTTGGCTGAGGTACTGTCGGGTGTGATCTAAGACGTCGTCGTAGCCGATGTGTTCGACGTCTTCACCGATCAGTTCAACTTCGAGTGCGCCTTGATAGCTGTAGCGGACCAGCAGGTCCATCAGATCCATGATCGGAACTCGCCCATCGCCGAGAAGGCAGCGATTCATTTCACCCAGAGGGCTGTGACGGCCGTCGCCCAGTTGGACGAGTTGGATGTAAGGTGCGACTTCACTAAATAGCTGAAGTGCATCGTCTTCCATGCCCAGATGGTAGGTGTCAAAGACTATGCCAAGCGACCGATTGTTGACGCGATCAATGATGTCCATGGTCGCATCAAGCTCGTTGATGAAAGACCATTCGTCACCACATCCTGGGTGCATCGGTTCGATAGCGACTTTAACACCGTGTTCGGATGCGACCGCAGTGATCCGCCTTAAGGCTTGGCACAATACACGTCGCAAGTGAGTGCTGATGTGATTGTTTTTACCACCAGCGAGAATGATCAGTGATTCGGCACCGAGTTCGGCTGCCTGCATCACGGCTGCGATTCCGTCGGAAACGGAGTCCTCAAAGGATCGGCCATCGCTTCCGGTGAAACCCCCTGCCCACGATAAAGAAGTCGCGGTCATGGAGTGTTCGGCAAGCAGCTCGGCTGTCCGTTCGATTCCGTAGTCTTCGACCTTCGGACGATACAAACCGATGCCGGTAAAGCCACGCTCGAAGTACGCGTGGACGTCTGCTTCCAAATCCCAACGCAGGGTTGATATTTGGCTGACAGATAACTTGTTCATCCGTGTTTGACCAATCAGGTAGTGATCCCCGCTTGGCGGAATCGCTCAAGCGGCTAGTGCCACGAGCGATTGTAATAGATCTTCGAATCCAGCGATGCGCGAACCCTTTGATGGCAAAACACTTTTTTCAAAAGTCTAAGCGAGATCTTCGAAAGCGGCTTCGATCAGTTCACGTTGTTCCAAGACGTGTGCAGCCATACTGCCGGTGCTCGGGCTAGCCGATTCCGCACGTGTGACTGGTTTGAGCTGCCAGCCTGCTGCGGAAAGGTCATCGCCGAAGTTTAGTTTCACGTAGGGCCACGAACCCATGTTAAGCGGTTCGTCTTGAACGAAGAACAGTTCTGCGTCGCGAGGTGCGCCATCGAGTGCGCTGATCAGCTCTTCGCTGGAAAGCGGATAAAGCTGTTCTAGTCGGATCATCGAAACATCTTCACGACCGAGTTCTTCGCGATGCTTCTTCAGGTCGTAGTAGATCTTTCCGGTGCAAAGGATCACACGTTTGGCGTCTTTAACAGCGACGTTCGGATCGGCTAGCAGTTTCTTGAAGCTTCCGTTGGCGATTTCGGCACGTTGGCTAATCACTTCGGGGTGACGCAGCAGGCTCTTTGGGGTGAGGACAACAAGAGGCTTGCGCCATTTGCGAATGACCTGTCGACGCAGCAAGTGAAAGTATTGCGCCGGAGTTGTCGGTTGGCAGACTTGGATGTTGTGTTCAGCGCTCATGGCCAAGAAACGTTCAACACGAGCGCTGCAGTGTTCGGGGCCTTGGCCTTCGAAACCGTGTGGCAACAGCATGACCAATCCGCTGAGCCGATTCCATTTGTCTTCGGCGCTGGCGATAAACTGGTCAACAATCACCTGAGCACAATTCCAGAAGTCACCGAACTGCGCTTCCCACATGACGAGGTCGTTGGGTGCATCAAGTGAGTAGCCGTATTCGAATCCTAGGACACCAGCTTCGCTGAGCGGGCTGTTGTGGATTTCGATACTGACGTCATCGTTGGCCAGCGAAGTCAACGGCATGAAGGTCTCGCCGGTTTTAACATCATGCTGAACCGCATGTCGTTGTGAAAACGTTCCGCGTTGACAGTCTTGTCCGGTCAGGCGAACGGAATGTCCGCCGGACATCAATGTTGCAAACGCGGCCAATTCAGCCGTCGCCCAGTCGAAGGGCAATTCGCCTTTTGACATCTTCCGGCGGTTGGCGATCAGTCGCTTCAGTTTCTTGTGCGGCGCGAACTCATCGGGCAGGCGAGTGATCTCGTCGACAAGTTCGCCGAGTTTTTCTTCATCAACGGTGGTGTCTGTCGGTTCGACGGGTTCGGGGCCACCGAAGTATTCGGCCCAGCCAGCGGCCAGGGTTTGTGTATCTGGAACGAAGGGTTCGTGCTGGCTGGCTTCAAATTCCGATTCGAGTTTTTCGGTTCGTTTCTTTTGGATCTCTTCTGCATCGGCATCTGTGATCTTGCCGAGCGTTTTAAGACTGTTGAGGTACTGTTCGCGAACGCTGGGACGTTGGTCGATCGTCGCGTACATCCGTGGCTGAGTAAATCGCGGCTCGTCGCCTTCGTTGTGTCCCCAGCGGCGGTAGGCGTATAGGTCGATCACCACATCGCGTTGGAATTCGTTGCGGAAATCCATCGCCAGTGACACAACCTGGGCAACGGCCTCGGGGTCTTCACCGTTGACGTGGAAAATCGGGATTTGCAGCATCCGTGCGATGTCGGTCGCATAGGTTGTGCTGCGACCGCACTCCGGTTCGGTGGTGAAGCCGACTTGGTTGTTGATCACGATGTGCAAGGTTCCGCCGACGCGGTAGCCATTAAGTTGGCTGAGGTTCAGGGTTTCTTGCACGATGCCTTCGCCCGCGAATGCGGCGTCGCCGTGAATCAGCATCGTCATGACTTCACGACGGTTTTTGTCACCGCGATGGTCTTGTTTGCAACGGGCTCGTCCCATCGCCACGGTGTTGACGAATTCCAAGTGGCTGGGGTTAAAGCACAGCGAGATGTGCAACCGGTCTCCGCTGGCGGTTTTCCAGTCACTGCTGTAACCCAAGTGATAGCGAACGTCACCGCCACCACGGTTCATCTCTGGATTTGGATCATCAAATGACCAGAAAATATTCATTGCACGCTTCTTCATGATGTTTGCCATCACGTTCAAGCGTCCGCGGTGGGCCATTCCCATCACGACTTCTTTGACGCCGTGTTCGCCGGCCTTTTCCAGGGCCAAGTCGATCATCGGGATCAGTGTTTCGGCGCCTTCGAGCGAAAACGTCTTGGCACCAACGAATTTGCGGCGGACGAATTCTTCGAAAATCGACGCATCGGCCAGTCGGGCATAGATCCGGCGCTGGACCTGGCGTGACAGTTCAAGCCGATTTTCGGTGCTTTCCATCCGTTGCTGCAGCCAATCGCGAATGTTGCGATTGTCGATATGCATGAACTGCGCACCGATGGAACGGCAGTAGGTGTTCTGCAGTTTTGTAAGGATGGCGTCCAGTGTGTCGCCTTTGACATGCTCGACCGCCGAGGAATCGAGCCGCCGCTGCAAGTCGGTTTTGCTAAGCCCATAGCGTGTCGGGCTCAGCTCTGGTGGCATCGAGCGATCAATCCCCAGTGGGTCCAGCTGAGCGCGGAGGTGTCCTCGCACACGATACTCACGCACCAATTGGTTGACCCGGTCCTGCATCCGCGACATCCAAAGGGCTTGGTCGGTCGCTTCGTCACCGGTTGATCCCTTGGCTGCGCGAGCGATCGCGGCGCCAATCGAGGGTGGTGCAGGTGCTTCGGCAACGGCGGTCTGCTGGCCATTGCCGGAGGACTTTGCCAAACTGGCGCCGCCCGAACTTGATGCGGTCTTCGCGGCGCTGCCTTTGCCAGGCGAGACAACCATGAATTGTTCGAAATATTGCCGCCAGGTCTCCGGGACACTTTCGGAATCCTGGACATATTGGACATACAGTTCATCGATGTAGTCCAAGCTAAACGTATTCATATCAACCGATGCCGATTGCGAATGTCGTCGACCACATTGGGAAGGTTGTGCCGACGAGTGTACTTCTTAATTGACGGAGCGAATCGCGACGTTGTCGCAGGCCGATGAAGGCGAATTGGCCGACGCGATAGCGACACTCCCAATTGTCCTGCCGCTACTTTTGTCAGTCTAGAATTCCTTCGTTTAATCGTCACCTACAGCCAGACGCCCCGCAGTTCGTTTTCTGCAAAATTCCCAAACTGGTTTTTTCGTTTCAGTTTGTGCGGATTCCCAGTTCGATATCAGGGACCGCCCTCAGCGTTTCGGCGATCAGCGAAGCGTATTTGAGTTAATGCAGACAGACTTTGCTCGAATCCTCTGCAATTCGCCAAACGCAAAGCCCGGTCGGTGCTTGCACGGGCGATTTGGCTGGTCAGTCACACGAGTGCTTCGTTCCAACTCGATTTTAGGATTAGCCGTATGGCTTTAGCCACGGTTTCAGTGCAGTAACCGGGGCTAACGCCCGTCGGCTGATGACCCGAACCCGTATTTTCTTATGGAACGAAGCACTCGATTGATCATTCGCTGATCACTTTTTGACCAACGACAACGCAACCCGCTTTCCTAGTGCCGGCCCGCCACGATAACTCTTGTTGGCTGATCGGCTGCGTAAACGCTATCCTAGCGGTGCATTCACGGCATCGCACCGAACGCTCTTTGAACGGTTCGGTATGCCAGAGGCGAATTATGACGATCATGGAGGTGAAAAGTGCAGGTAATGAAACGCAATCAAAGGCAGCTGTCTCGATCTCGGTCAAAGTTGATTGTTGCCGGGGTGATGGGACTCGCCGTAACTGCGGCGATTGGCAGTGCGGCGATTTCCAGCGATGACGCCCCTATCCAGACAAAACCTGCCCAAACAAGACCGACCCAGAATGCTGCCCAGCCGGCCAATCAACGCTGGGTAAATCAACACTGGGCCAATCAACGCTGGGCACAGCTTTCCAATGGTCAAGCACGCACGCCAGTCGGGACGGCTACGACTGACACGGGGCTGGCAAAAGAAACGCCCGATGCCAGAACGCCAGCTTTTGAGCCGCTGACGATCGAGAAGACGCCGCTGGGGACCGCGATTACAATGCCCCAGGGCGTGACACCGCCTTCGGCTGATATTCAGGACAACCCTGCGATCGAGGAAGCGATTCGTCGAGCACTGGATTCTCCGAACGATGTCGGGCCGATTAATAACCCAATGCTGGGGGACGTCATCAATGTCATCCGCGGGCAAAAAAGCGTGCTAGCCGGGTCGACGCTTGAAGAGATGCTTCGAGAGGACCAACCGGAAACGTCCCAGTCCGATCCAAGTTCAAGTCGGCGTGATCAGTCATCGCGTCAAATGCGCGCTGCGGAGTCATTGTTGAGGTCGAGCCGATTGTTGGAGCAAACTGGTGCAGGCGGTGATTCGCGGGATCAGTTGATTCGTCAAATGCGTTCGGAGGCAGCAAGGTTATTGAATGAAGCGTTGAAGCCGGCCGAATCGTCACCGGCGAACCAGCCAGCCGAAATTCCTGTGAAGCAAACTTTGGATCAGGCGACTGCCACCGGATCAGGCAATGCTCCAGAGCATCGCAACCGATGATGTCCGACGGAGGGGGAATAAACCGAGAGCGAGCTGATTGCTTCGTTGTCATCCCTCCCTGAACCTTCCCCCTTACCTTCAAACCATCACGCGACCACGGTCGCTTCGATTCATTGTCCGCACGTCGTCACAAGAAACAGTCTGTTCGTCCACTGGACGCGAAGAAATCGCCGAGTGCTTCGTCGGATGCGGATCAAGGCGTTCCGCCATCGACCGATACCATCGCCAATGACGGAGCACGTGCGAATGTGAAACGCCCGCGCTGGCTTTTATTCGCCTCGGTAATCGTGTTGCTAGCCGCGGGAGGGGTGTTTGCAGATTACTTCTCCGCGATGCCGGAAGGGATCACGCCCACTTTCGTTGGACGTCAAGCTTGCGTGGATTGCCATCAAGCGGAAACCAAAGCCTTCATCGGATCCGATCACGATAAAGCCATGGATTTGGCGACCGATGAAACGGTTTTGGGTGACTTCAATGATGTCACGTTCGAGCACGATGGGCTGCAAAATCGAATGTACCGAGACGGCAAGCGTTTTATGGTGCATACCGATGGCGAAGACGGCCAGATGCACGACTTCGAAGTCAAGTATGTCTTTGGGGTCTATCCACTGCAGCAGTACATGGTCGAATTTGATGATGACAAGCCGTCGCCGGACAAAGGAAAATCGTCTGAAAGTGCCGATTCGAATTCTGGCCCTGATCAAGCCGAGCCTGCGACGTGCGAAGTCGGGCGACTGCAAGTGCTGCGTATTTCCTGGGACAGTCGCGATAAACGCTGGTTTTATCTGCGACCGCCAGATGTGAGCGACAAACTTGCCGCGGACGACCCTTTGCACTGGACCGGAATCGCACAACGTTGGCAAACGATGTGTGCGGAATGTCACTCGACGAATTTGCAAACCAATTTCGATCCGAAAACGGTGACTTATCACACAACTTTTTCCGAGATCGATGTCAGCTGCGAGGCATGTCACGGACCGGCGTCTTTGCACGTTGAGCTAGCGAACAAGAAATCCATGTTCTGGGATCGACGCTATGGTTACGGTCTTGTCAATCAGCTCAAGGGTGACGATCCCGAACCGCAGCTGCAGACATGTGCCCCATGCCACAGTCGGCGTGGTGTGATGGATGACAG is a window of Stieleria sp. JC731 DNA encoding:
- a CDS encoding sugar phosphate isomerase/epimerase family protein → MNKLSVSQISTLRWDLEADVHAYFERGFTGIGLYRPKVEDYGIERTAELLAEHSMTATSLSWAGGFTGSDGRSFEDSVSDGIAAVMQAAELGAESLIILAGGKNNHISTHLRRVLCQALRRITAVASEHGVKVAIEPMHPGCGDEWSFINELDATMDIIDRVNNRSLGIVFDTYHLGMEDDALQLFSEVAPYIQLVQLGDGRHSPLGEMNRCLLGDGRVPIMDLMDLLVRYSYQGALEVELIGEDVEHIGYDDVLDHTRQYLSQMLPLRC
- a CDS encoding 2-oxoglutarate dehydrogenase E1 component, which produces MNTFSLDYIDELYVQYVQDSESVPETWRQYFEQFMVVSPGKGSAAKTASSSGGASLAKSSGNGQQTAVAEAPAPPSIGAAIARAAKGSTGDEATDQALWMSRMQDRVNQLVREYRVRGHLRAQLDPLGIDRSMPPELSPTRYGLSKTDLQRRLDSSAVEHVKGDTLDAILTKLQNTYCRSIGAQFMHIDNRNIRDWLQQRMESTENRLELSRQVQRRIYARLADASIFEEFVRRKFVGAKTFSLEGAETLIPMIDLALEKAGEHGVKEVVMGMAHRGRLNVMANIMKKRAMNIFWSFDDPNPEMNRGGGDVRYHLGYSSDWKTASGDRLHISLCFNPSHLEFVNTVAMGRARCKQDHRGDKNRREVMTMLIHGDAAFAGEGIVQETLNLSQLNGYRVGGTLHIVINNQVGFTTEPECGRSTTYATDIARMLQIPIFHVNGEDPEAVAQVVSLAMDFRNEFQRDVVIDLYAYRRWGHNEGDEPRFTQPRMYATIDQRPSVREQYLNSLKTLGKITDADAEEIQKKRTEKLESEFEASQHEPFVPDTQTLAAGWAEYFGGPEPVEPTDTTVDEEKLGELVDEITRLPDEFAPHKKLKRLIANRRKMSKGELPFDWATAELAAFATLMSGGHSVRLTGQDCQRGTFSQRHAVQHDVKTGETFMPLTSLANDDVSIEIHNSPLSEAGVLGFEYGYSLDAPNDLVMWEAQFGDFWNCAQVIVDQFIASAEDKWNRLSGLVMLLPHGFEGQGPEHCSARVERFLAMSAEHNIQVCQPTTPAQYFHLLRRQVIRKWRKPLVVLTPKSLLRHPEVISQRAEIANGSFKKLLADPNVAVKDAKRVILCTGKIYYDLKKHREELGREDVSMIRLEQLYPLSSEELISALDGAPRDAELFFVQDEPLNMGSWPYVKLNFGDDLSAAGWQLKPVTRAESASPSTGSMAAHVLEQRELIEAAFEDLA